TTTCGCCCATGAAACCCTGGCAGGATGCAGTATAGAATCAATATACGGAATCTTAAACGGAACCACCAATTACATCCTATCTCGGATGGCCAATGAAGGATCATCCTATGAGCAAACCCTCACCGAAGCCCAGGAAATGGGTATAGCTGAGACTGATCCCTATCAGGATGTGGAGGGTGTTGATGCTGCCTGTAAAATAGTTATAATGGCTAATTCTATTTTAAACCTTCCTGTTACTCTTAAAGATGTGGAAGTAGAGGGAATATCCAGGATAACCGCAGAATCAATAGCTCTGGCCAAGAAGGAAGGTTTGTTAATTAAACTTATTGGTGAAGCTTCACCTGATGCTCTGGAAGTATCACCACGACTGGTGCCTAAGGGATCTCCATTTGCAGTGGAGGGCACCCTTAACGTGGCCACCCTTAAAACCGACCTGGCAGATGATGTGACAGTGGTGGGTAAAGGCGCCGGATCCGTGGAAACGGCATCTGCAATATTAAGTGATATTATCAGCATCTGGAAAGTAAGGAAATAACCTTTCCTAATAATTATTTTTTATCCTAAGTATTTTTTTATCCTAAAGTGACGATAGCTAATATGACGCGTAAATACTTTTTATTTAAAGTGAAAATACTGTTCACTTGAAAATGGCAGATAATAGAAACGTGCGATTAACCATTAAAATTGCATTAATAAATTTAATCAGCAGATTGGAAGGTTAATCAGTAGATTGGAAGGAGATAATTAATGAAATATGTTGTTGTTATTGGGGATGGAATGGTTGATAAACCATTAGCTGAATTAGATGGTGAAACACCCCTCCAGAGAGCTGAAACTCCCAATATGGATTTTATAGCAAAAAATGGATCCTGTGGCATGCTGCAGACTGTTCCCCCCGGAATGGAACCTGGATCAGACGTTGCAAATCTATCTATAATGGGTTATGACCCTAAAAAGTATTACACTGGCCGAGGACCTTTGGAAGCAGCCAGTATCGGAGCCACACTTAAAGAAGATGATGTGGCCTTCCGTTGTAATCTGATAACTCAGGAAAATAATCTTCTAGCTGATTTTAATGCCGGACATATCAGCACAGCCGAAGCTTCCCAGCTCATTGAGAGATTAAATCAATCCTTTTTCCGCTACGGGAAATTCTATCTGGGAACCAGCTACCGGCACTTATTCATTTATAAGGATAAAAATGCTGCTTTACTTAAATCAACCCCACCTCATGATGTTGTAGGTGAACCTATCCAGGAACATCTCTTAAAAGGAGATAATGAGTCCTTAAACTTATTATCCGATAAACTGAATGAATTAATATATAAATCTTCTGATGTCCTGGAAAATCAACCTGTAAACCAGAAAAGGGTTGAATCTGGTAAAAATCCTGCCAACATGATCTGGTTGTGGGGACAGGGCCCTAAACCCCAGTTACCTCCTTTCATGAAAAAATATGGTCTTAAAGGTGCAACCATCACCGGTGTGGATCTAATTAAAGGGATTGGAACTTACCTTGGATTAACCAATGTTCATGTCCCGGGTGCTACTGGTTTCTATGACACTGACTACTGTGGTAAGGCCAAATATGCCTTAGAAGCCCTGGAAGACCATGATCTGGTATTTATTCATGTGGAAGCTCCTGATGAAGCAGGGCATGCAGGTGACATAAGTGAGAAGATAAAGGCCATTGAACGCATCGACAAACGCATACTGAGAAAATTAAGAGAAGAACTCCCATCAATAGATGATTATACTCTGGCTGTGTTACCAGACCATCCCACACCCATAGACATTAGAACCCATACTTCCGATCCGGTACCCTATGCTGTGTACGCCCCTGGTTGCGTTGCAGATAAAACCAAATCATATAACGAGTTTTCTATTTTAAAAAGCTTTGAAGATAGTTCTAATAAGATAATGGAAGGTTATAAGTTCCTTAAATTTTTCATAGAATATGGAATACGTGCGAAAACTACCTGAAGATAAGTATTTCATTTGAAAGTAATAGAAACATTACTGATTAGACCACAGTGGTTTTACAGGTTAAAAGCAAATGGACATATATGAACATGATACTCATTGAACATACCTATCAGGTAATTAATAAAGGTGGGATTTAACATAAGTTATTCAAGATTCAGGTATTATTCTGCAGTGATAGCTGGTAAAGCAGCCTCTTTCATTCTCAGGAAAATTCTTAAAAGCAGTGCCAGTGCCATGCCCGGTAAAGTGGCCATGACCATTTATCCCGATATTTTAGGAGTGGTAAATGACCGCTGCCAGAATAAAATCCTTATCACCGGTACCAATGGTAAAACAACTACCAACAACTTACTTAATTTCATTCTCAGAAGGGAGTTCACGTCAGTTCTTTCCAATTTAAGGGGTGCTAACATGCCTCAGGGATTGGTGAGTGCCTTTTTACATGACCGTAAAAAGGAATATGATTGGGGAGTCTTCGAAGTGGATGAAGGTTC
The Methanobacterium sp. Maddingley MBC34 genome window above contains:
- a CDS encoding homoserine dehydrogenase (PFAM: Homoserine dehydrogenase; Homoserine dehydrogenase, NAD binding domain); protein product: MKVKGDPMKIIILGFGAVGQGVARVLSMKKEYLKSNYDLNPQIVAVADRSGAAINESGLDEELLLKTKNETGKIASYPEYGAPGVSSLKILEEVEYDCLVEVTPTDIDDGEPARSHILKAMEAGKDVVTSNKGPLALSFQELADCATSNKVEFKFEASVGGAMPIINFAHETLAGCSIESIYGILNGTTNYILSRMANEGSSYEQTLTEAQEMGIAETDPYQDVEGVDAACKIVIMANSILNLPVTLKDVEVEGISRITAESIALAKKEGLLIKLIGEASPDALEVSPRLVPKGSPFAVEGTLNVATLKTDLADDVTVVGKGAGSVETASAILSDIISIWKVRK
- a CDS encoding homoserine kinase (PFAM: 2,3-bisphosphoglycerate-independent phosphoglycerate mutase; Metalloenzyme superfamily~TIGRFAM: 2,3-bisphosphoglycerate-independent phosphoglycerate mutase, archaeal form; proposed homoserine kinase) gives rise to the protein MKYVVVIGDGMVDKPLAELDGETPLQRAETPNMDFIAKNGSCGMLQTVPPGMEPGSDVANLSIMGYDPKKYYTGRGPLEAASIGATLKEDDVAFRCNLITQENNLLADFNAGHISTAEASQLIERLNQSFFRYGKFYLGTSYRHLFIYKDKNAALLKSTPPHDVVGEPIQEHLLKGDNESLNLLSDKLNELIYKSSDVLENQPVNQKRVESGKNPANMIWLWGQGPKPQLPPFMKKYGLKGATITGVDLIKGIGTYLGLTNVHVPGATGFYDTDYCGKAKYALEALEDHDLVFIHVEAPDEAGHAGDISEKIKAIERIDKRILRKLREELPSIDDYTLAVLPDHPTPIDIRTHTSDPVPYAVYAPGCVADKTKSYNEFSILKSFEDSSNKIMEGYKFLKFFIEYGIRAKTT